The nucleotide sequence GCTTGCCCCGTTAGAAATTCCAAACTTGAATTAAATCAAAATAATTATTTAATAATAACTTGATTAACAAAATTTCTAATGGGGTGCCCTCGAGAGGAATCGAACCTCTATCTGAAACTCCGCAAATTCCCGTTTTATCCATTAAACTACGAGGGCAAAACTCATTTAAAATTTATCATAAAATTAATCTAAAATCAATCCTTCAATTTGCTCAGGATTGATACTGAGCTTGCCGAAGTATCAAATTGACTTAAATATTTTTAGGGGATAAAATAAAATTACTTGGAGAGGTCGGATAACGGTCATTCCAATGGTTTGCTAAACCATGTCGCCTAACAGCGACTTGTGGGTTCGAATCCCACCCGTCATTCCAATGGTTTGCTAAACCATGTCGCCTAACAGCGACTTGTGGGTTCGAATCCCACCCTCTCCGCCAGGTAATAAATTATTTTTGGAGGGTTGGCAGAATGGCAATGCGCTGGTTTTGAAAACCAGTGGGCGCAAGCCCTTGCAGGTTCGAGTCCTGCACCCTCCGCCCCGCAGTGAAAATTTGACTGAGCCCTGCTCATATTTATTCGCCTTCGGCGACTGTCAAATTTCTACTACAGGGCTCCGCAACCCTAAAAAACCGGCAATGCCGGTTTTTATTTTGTTTAAATTATATTTTAAAATTATATTTATAAAAAGTAATTTAAACATTTTCAAAATTATCTTCTCCCGGTTCGGCTCTGGCTACCGCTATTCCCCAGACCTCTTTGGCGCCGGCTGTTTTTAAAACTCTGGCGCATTCCTCCATTGTCGAACCCGTGGTGTAAACATCGTCAATTAGAAAAATTTTTTTCCCCTGAATTTTATTTTTATTTTGACAAGAAAAAACACCCAAAACATTTTCTTCTCTCTCTTTTTCCGAAAGTTCAATTTGAGGCGATGTTTCTTTTATTTTAAACAAACAATTGCCGAGCGGAGAAATTTTCAGAAAATCGGATAATTCTTTTCCGATTTCCTCTGCCTGGTTGAAACCCCGTTCTTTTAATTTTCTCTTTGCTAAGGGAACAGGGATTAAAATAAAATCGGAAAAGTTGCCTCCCTTTTCAATCAATTGAAAATGAATTATTATTAAAGAAGCAAGGGTTTTTGCCAAGTCCTTGACAAAGGGCTGATATTTGAACATTTGAATTATTTTTTTGGCCAATTTATTTTGATAAGAAAGAGCAAAATATAAACCGTTTAATTTTTTCGTCTGGCATTTTTTACATTTTCCCGATTTGGGCAATCTAATTGGTTTTTGGCAAAGACAAAAATAATTTTCCGAAATTGGTAAAATCGCCCGGCAATCCTGACAAAGATATTCTCCTTCTTTGCCGCAGCTTAAACAAAAAACCGGAAAGAAAAGATTAATTAAAAATTTTTTAACCAAAAACAAAAAATTTTTCATTTACCCTAAAGATATAGATTATTTTATTATTTTATTATATAATCATAATTGATGATTTGGCTACCTTTTAAAATAAGTTCAAAAAAGGCCTTGGGCATAGAAATAGGCGCTTCTTCTATTAAGGTCGTTGAATTAAATAAAGCCGGCAAAAAAATTATCCTTGAAAACTATGCCGAGGTCTCAACCGCTGTTTTTCAGGAAAGGCCTTTCCGAACTTTTGAAAAAAACATCCTTTCTTTTTCAACAGAGGATATTGTTAAAGTAATTCGAGCAATTTTAGAAGAAACTAAAATTAAAACCAAAAAGGTTTTTTTCTCTATTCCCGATTTTACCAGTTTTTTTACCTGGTTTGATTTGCCGCCAATGACCGAAAAAGAAATCCCTCAGGCGATAAATTTTATCGCCCGCCAGCATATTCCCCTTCCTCTCTCCGAAGTAACCTTGGGCTGGCAGGTTATTGACGGTCAATTTTCGGGCCGGGAAAAAAATAAAATAAAAATTATTTTAGTGGCTGTTCCCAATGAAATCATTTCCCAATATCAGGAAATCGCTAAATTTTCCCAGTTGGAATTGGGCGCTTTGGAGGCTGAGGTCTTTGCCCTTTGTCGTTCTTTATTGAAAGAGGAAAAAAATCCGATAATTTTGGTTAAAATAGGGGCTCAAAGCACAACTTGCAGTGTTGTTGACAATTCTATTTTAAAAAGAAGTCATAACCTTGAAGTTTCGGGAAATAATCTGACTTATCTTATTGCCAATTCTTTAGGTATAAATTATAATAAAGCCGAGCAATTAAAAATAAAAATAGGTATTATTTCTCCTTCTCTTTCCGAAACCAAAAACCTGGCTCCGGAAGAGAATATCAGGGATTTAATTTTACCCTTTATTGATTTAATATTAGTAGAAGTTGAAAAAATAATAGATAATTTTTTTCAAACCGAAGAAAAAAAAGTACAAAAAATAATTTTAGCCGGAGGAACGGCTTATTTGCCCGGCCTTAAGGACTATTTTCAGGAAAAACTTAAAATTGAGGTCTCAATTGCCCAGCCGTTTTCCAATCTTTCTTACCCCCCGATTTTAGAAAACACCTTAAAGGAAACGGGTCCCGTCTATGCCGTGGCGGCTGGAATGGCTCTGCGTGGCTTGGAATAGAAAATAAACTGTAATATAATAAAATAATAAAGAGTATGATTGAAATTGTTCCCAAACCAACACCCAAATTGCCTCCTTGGCTGAATTTTTTATTTTATTTTTCAATATTTTTTTTAATTTCAGTTATTTTGGGCTATTTTCTTTTAGGTTATTTTAAAAATCAAACCCAAAAAGAAGTTCAAAAATATGAAAAATTATTAGCATTAGAAGGTGTTTTTCCGGCCGAAATCACTCTTTTGGAAAAAAAATTGAAAGTCCTTGAAAGAAAAATCAAAGATTTTTCTTTCCTAATTAAAGAACACCGCTTTAGTTCAAAAATTTTTCCTCTCTTGCAAGAACTTTGCCATCCCCAAGTTTTCTTTTCCAGTATTTCTTTTAATTTAGCGGAACAAAAAATAACCCTTAATGGTCAAGCCAAAGATTTTTCTGTTTTTAAAGCCCAGCTTATTACTTTTAGAAATGAAAAAAGAATCCGGGATTTTCATTCAGCCGGATTTTCAATTGGAGAAAGGGGGGTTATTTTATTTGATGCTTCTTTTTCAGTTGACCCCCAGATTTTTAAATAAGGAGTATAATATATATATGAATAAAACCGTGGCCATTATTATTTTTTCTTTTCTGGCTATTTTTCTTTTGGTCTTTTTGGTTTTTCCGAAATATCAGGACTTAATCAAGTGCTTTCCAAAATTGATTCAGCCCTTCCTTCGGAATTATTTTTACCCGACGTAATTAGCCACCTTCAAAAAACCAGCGCCGGAAATGGCTTAATTTTTAAAGATTTTTCTTCATTGGTTAGCCAACCCCTGAAAGAGGGTTCGGATATAAAAAAACACTCTCTTGGTCTTACTGTTGTTGGTTCTTACCCGGCTTTTAAAAATTTTCTCTCGGCTTTGGAAAAAAGCGCCAGATTATTTACAATAGAAAATATTTCTTTTTCTACTCCCGGAGAAGAAGAACTTTTCGGTTTTTCCCTTACTTTAAAATTTCATTCTTATTAACCAAATATGGCTTATTTTTATCAAAAAATAGAAAAACAAAAAAAACTCCTCTTTATTTCAGGCGGGATTATCTTGGTGACTATTTTAATAATACTCTGGTACCAGGGATTTTTTAAAATACCAGGGATTCAACCTTTAGACGAACCCGAAATTATAATGCCGGAAAGGAAAATTGAAATAAATTTTGAATTTTTAGGAAGCCAAATTTTAAAAGACCTTCAGCCCTTTGAAGAAATTACTCCCTCAAAAGAGGTTTCGGGCAGAGAAAATCCCTTTCTGCCGTATTAAATCGCCAATTTTATGACTTTAATTCGGGAATTAGTTAAAAAAGGAATTTTGGCCAAAGAAAGGGCCTTGGCTTTGGAAACCGAGATTAAAACTTCGGGTAAAAAAGAAGAAGAATTGATTTTGGAGGAAAAAATTACTTCCGAAGACCTTTTATTTAATCTCAAAAGCGAGAAATTAAAAATACCTCTTAAAAAAATAACCATTGAAGATATTTCTCTTAAGATTTTGGAAGAAATTCCCGAAGAATCGGCCAAGTTTTACAAAATGATTCCCTTAGCCATAAAGGAAAACGTTTTAGATGTGGGAATGGTTTTTCCCGAGGACTTAAAAGCCAAAGAGGTCTTAAAATTTATTAGCCGCCAGAGAAAATTTTCTTATCAAATTTTTTTAATTACCCTAACCGATTTCAACGAACTTTTAAAAAAGTACCGCAGTTTAAAAAAAGAAGTTGGTAAAGCCCTTGAACAACTGGAGGAGGAACAAGCCGAAGACAAAATAGCCGAAAGGGGCGCTTTTGGGGCAGTCGAGGTGGAGAAATTAACTGAAGATGCGCCAATTTCTAAAGTGGTAATGGTTATTTTAAGAAATGCGGTTGAGGGCGGGGCTTCTGATATCCATATTGAACCGGGTCTGGAAAAAATCAGAGTTCGCTATCGGGTCTTGGGTAATTTACATTCCTCTCTTTCTTTGCCCCTGAAAATTCATCCGGCAATAGTCGCTCGAATCAAAATCCTTTCCAATTTAAGAATTGATGAAACCAGAGCCCCCCAAGACGGCCGTTTTTCTATCAAAATTGATGATAAAAAAATTGATTTCCGGGTTTCTACTTTCCCGACTATTTTAGGAGAGAAAGTGGCTATTAGAATTCTTGACCCGACCACTGGTTTGAAAAAATTTGAAGAACTGGGATTAACAGGTCCAAATTTTGAAAAAATCAAAAAAGCTATCAAAAAACCCTATGGTATGATTTTAGCTACCGGTCCGACCGGCTGCGGAAAAACGACCACTTTGTATGCCATTTTACAAATTTTAAACAAAGAAGGAGTTAATGTTATGACTTTGGAAGACCCGATTGAGTATTTTGTTGAAGGAATTAACCAGTCCCAAGTTAGGCCGGAAATCGGTTATACTTTTGCGACCGGTCTTCGCCACATGCTCAGACAAGACCCTAATATTATAATGGTTGGAGAAATCAGAGATAAAGAAACCGCTTCTTTGGCTATTCACGCCGCTTTAACCGGTCACATAATGTTATCATCCATTCATACGACCACCTCTTTGGGAATTATTCCCCGCTTAATTGATTTAGGGATAGAACCGTTTTTAATTGCCCCAACCTTAAGCATCGGTATTGCCCAAAGATTATTAAGAACTCTTTGCCCTTTCTGTAAAAAAGAAATTAAACCCTTAAATGAAGTTCAGGACTTACTTTCAAAAGAAATTGATAATTTGCCGCTTTCAATCAAAAAAGAACTGAAGATTTCTTCCCCTTTTCTAATTTATCAGGCAGTTGGCTGTAAAAAATGTAAAGGAGAGGGATATAGGGGCAGAATTGCTGTTTATGAAATTCTTTTAATGACCGAAGAACTGGCCGAAATAAGCTTAAAAGAACCGTCGGAGAGTAGTATTGGCAAAGAAGCCAGGCGTCAAGAAATGCTAACTATGAAACAAGACGGCATTTTGAAGGTTTTGGAAGGAACGACTACACTTGAAGAAGTTTTAAGAGTAGCCGAAGAAAAATAAAATCCGGGGCCCGGCGCCCGCATGCTCGGACTTGCATACCCGAGCGAAGCGAAGGGGCGGAGATGAGGGCAAGGCCCTCAGCGACTGCCCGGCAATGTTGAAATTTATTAAATTTATCAAGATGTCAGATTATTCTTCCCAACTTAAAAGATTATTAGAAAAAGCCATTTTTCAACAGGCCTCGGATTTACATATTTGCGCCGGCCATCCGCCGGTTTTGCGGCTGGCCGGCGAATTAACTTCTTTGGTCAAAGAAAAAATAATTTCTTTTGAGGATTCCCGGGGATTGGCTTTTGAATTAATGAATGAAGACCAAAGAGAAAGATTTTTAAAAGAGAAAGAAATTGACCTTTCTTATTGTTTTGAAGGAAATTTCAGATTCAGGGTTAATATTTTTTTCCAAAAAGGCAATATTTCTTGCGCCCTGAGGTTGATTCCAACTAAAATTAAAACAATTGAAGAATTGAATTTACCTCCGGTTTTACATAAATTTACCAAATCAAGACAGGGTTTTGTTTTGATTACCGGTCCTTCCAGTCACGGCAAAAGCGCTACTTTAGCCGCCATGGTTGATGAAATAAATCATAGCCGGTCAGAACACATTATTACTATTGAAGACCCGATTGAATATATTTTTCAATCCGATAAAGCTATTGTTGACCAGAGAGAAGTTTATCAGGACACTTTAAGTTTTCCCCGGGCTTTGAAGTCTGCTTTTCGTCAAGACCCGGATGTTATTATGGTCGGAGAGATGCGAGATCCGGAAACCATGGCTATTGCCATTACAGCGGCTGAAACCGGACACTTGGTTTTTGCCACTCTTCATACCAACTCTGCCAGCCAAACCATTTATCGGATTGTTGATTCTTTCCCGAGCCAACAGCAAACCCAAATCAGAGCTCAATTAGCCGGTTCTTTGTTGGGAGTTATTTCTCAAAGATTGGTTCCTCGAATCAAGGGTGGCCTGATTCCCGTTCTTGAAATTTTGATTTCCACTCCGGCGGTGGCTAATTTAATTCGGGAAAACAAAATTCATGAAATTCCCTTGATTATTGAGACCTCGGCTGAAGCAGGTATGAATTCTTTAAATCGGGCTTTGGTTAATTTAATTAAAGCCAAAGAAATTACCTTAGAATCAGCCATTGATTATTCTTTAGATCCATCTGAATTGAAAAATTTGTTGAGATATTAAAACTAATCTATGAAATTTAATTATCAAGCCAGAACCGAAGAAGGAGAACTTCAAGTTGGGGTAATAGAAGCGGGCTCCAAAGAAAGCGTCCTTTCCATTTTAGAAAGAGGCGGACTTTATATTACTTATCTTGAAGAAGCAGAAAGAAAACCTCTTTACGCCAAAGAAATCAAAATTTTCAGACGGGTTTCCAGAAAAGAAATTGTTGTTTTTACCCGACAACTATCTATTCTATTTAAATCAGCCGTTCCCTTGGTTGAGTCGTTAAAAACCATAGGCCGCCAAAGCACTAATCCTCTTTTCCGAGAGATAATTTCTAAAATTACCGAAGATGTCAATTCCGGAAATTCTCTTTCTTCGGCCCTCCTTTCTTATCCCAGACAATTTTCTCCTTTTTTTGTCGGTATGGTTAAGTCCGGGGAAGCAGGAGGAAAACTTTCAGAATCCCTGCTTTATTTGGCCGACCATTTAGAAAGAGAACATAATCTTTTGGTAAAAGTAATGGGCGCTTTTATTTATCCGGTCTTTATTCTTTTCCTTTTTTTTATCATGGGTATTGTTATGAGTATTTATATTTTACCGGGCTTGGTTGAGATTATGGAAGGATATGGCGGAGAACTTCCCTTTATGACCAAAATGACACTTTTTCTTTTTGGAATTTTTGCCGGATATTGGTGGCTCTTTGTTATTTTGGTTATATTTTTAATAGTGGCGCTTCCTTTTTTTTCCCGAACAAAAATGGGGAAAAAATTTTTTGACCGTTTCCTTTTA is from Candidatus Nealsonbacteria bacterium and encodes:
- a CDS encoding ComF family protein, with amino-acid sequence MKNFLFLVKKFLINLFFPVFCLSCGKEGEYLCQDCRAILPISENYFCLCQKPIRLPKSGKCKKCQTKKLNGLYFALSYQNKLAKKIIQMFKYQPFVKDLAKTLASLIIIHFQLIEKGGNFSDFILIPVPLAKRKLKERGFNQAEEIGKELSDFLKISPLGNCLFKIKETSPQIELSEKEREENVLGVFSCQNKNKIQGKKIFLIDDVYTTGSTMEECARVLKTAGAKEVWGIAVARAEPGEDNFENV
- the pilM gene encoding type IV pilus assembly protein PilM, with the protein product MIWLPFKISSKKALGIEIGASSIKVVELNKAGKKIILENYAEVSTAVFQERPFRTFEKNILSFSTEDIVKVIRAILEETKIKTKKVFFSIPDFTSFFTWFDLPPMTEKEIPQAINFIARQHIPLPLSEVTLGWQVIDGQFSGREKNKIKIILVAVPNEIISQYQEIAKFSQLELGALEAEVFALCRSLLKEEKNPIILVKIGAQSTTCSVVDNSILKRSHNLEVSGNNLTYLIANSLGINYNKAEQLKIKIGIISPSLSETKNLAPEENIRDLILPFIDLILVEVEKIIDNFFQTEEKKVQKIILAGGTAYLPGLKDYFQEKLKIEVSIAQPFSNLSYPPILENTLKETGPVYAVAAGMALRGLE
- the pilO gene encoding type 4a pilus biogenesis protein PilO, translated to MLSKIDSALPSELFLPDVISHLQKTSAGNGLIFKDFSSLVSQPLKEGSDIKKHSLGLTVVGSYPAFKNFLSALEKSARLFTIENISFSTPGEEELFGFSLTLKFHSY
- a CDS encoding GspE/PulE family protein, producing the protein MTLIRELVKKGILAKERALALETEIKTSGKKEEELILEEKITSEDLLFNLKSEKLKIPLKKITIEDISLKILEEIPEESAKFYKMIPLAIKENVLDVGMVFPEDLKAKEVLKFISRQRKFSYQIFLITLTDFNELLKKYRSLKKEVGKALEQLEEEQAEDKIAERGAFGAVEVEKLTEDAPISKVVMVILRNAVEGGASDIHIEPGLEKIRVRYRVLGNLHSSLSLPLKIHPAIVARIKILSNLRIDETRAPQDGRFSIKIDDKKIDFRVSTFPTILGEKVAIRILDPTTGLKKFEELGLTGPNFEKIKKAIKKPYGMILATGPTGCGKTTTLYAILQILNKEGVNVMTLEDPIEYFVEGINQSQVRPEIGYTFATGLRHMLRQDPNIIMVGEIRDKETASLAIHAALTGHIMLSSIHTTTSLGIIPRLIDLGIEPFLIAPTLSIGIAQRLLRTLCPFCKKEIKPLNEVQDLLSKEIDNLPLSIKKELKISSPFLIYQAVGCKKCKGEGYRGRIAVYEILLMTEELAEISLKEPSESSIGKEARRQEMLTMKQDGILKVLEGTTTLEEVLRVAEEK
- a CDS encoding type IV pilus twitching motility protein PilT, with the translated sequence MSDYSSQLKRLLEKAIFQQASDLHICAGHPPVLRLAGELTSLVKEKIISFEDSRGLAFELMNEDQRERFLKEKEIDLSYCFEGNFRFRVNIFFQKGNISCALRLIPTKIKTIEELNLPPVLHKFTKSRQGFVLITGPSSHGKSATLAAMVDEINHSRSEHIITIEDPIEYIFQSDKAIVDQREVYQDTLSFPRALKSAFRQDPDVIMVGEMRDPETMAIAITAAETGHLVFATLHTNSASQTIYRIVDSFPSQQQTQIRAQLAGSLLGVISQRLVPRIKGGLIPVLEILISTPAVANLIRENKIHEIPLIIETSAEAGMNSLNRALVNLIKAKEITLESAIDYSLDPSELKNLLRY
- a CDS encoding type II secretion system F family protein translates to MKFNYQARTEEGELQVGVIEAGSKESVLSILERGGLYITYLEEAERKPLYAKEIKIFRRVSRKEIVVFTRQLSILFKSAVPLVESLKTIGRQSTNPLFREIISKITEDVNSGNSLSSALLSYPRQFSPFFVGMVKSGEAGGKLSESLLYLADHLEREHNLLVKVMGAFIYPVFILFLFFIMGIVMSIYILPGLVEIMEGYGGELPFMTKMTLFLFGIFAGYWWLFVILVIFLIVALPFFSRTKMGKKFFDRFLLKVPLIKDLTKKIYLSRFAENLATLISGGLPIARALEVTADVAGNEIYKNIILTTRDRVRKGETISSVLEKYPEYVSPLFLQMVLVGERSGQLANTLLNVVEFYQQEVERATDSFIKLLEPILILFLGLLVGGVVISVFVPLYELIGGMGAR